The genomic stretch GCTGAAATACAAACCTTCAAGTTTTCAGCCAAAGCATCTAGCTATTTAGTTTTAGAATATCAGTGTATATGTGTCTGCGAACGCATACAAAACCTACAAAATTATACTACTGAGTGTCTTCTGTGCTCATCGCCAAAGCCACATAGAAAAGATAGGCATTGACTTTTTAAGCTCGAAGGATCATGAATTTACAGCATGTATTATAGTCCAATCCAAATATGTCGACAAATAATAGCTGCGTTGATATATAGTCATTAAATAAGGAAGCATTCATAGTTGTGTATGCAATACTAAAGATATTACGTATTCAAATGAATTCAAttaaggatgatgaagagaagtGTTGTCCTTACACCATGGTCTGGGTTCAAACTCCACTGGCTCtctaatctaatatctaatataacaaatctatcgtttgaccaacaaaaaaaacaacccaattcaaaatcaattaaaaacgAATAAAATAGGTAAAAATTTAAACATATAATTCAATACTTCAATTTCCAATGCAGAATACTCtggggaattgttattgacactccaaaaatctcattctacactccaaactttctatattaggaaagaaaaatacacttgtgaggagtgtagaatgagatttttggagtgccaataacacttcccaataCTCTGAAGTCTCATCAACGCATGCTAGATCATTGATGCATCTTTAGTTTATATTAAACGACACTTTTTGTTGATAGACGAGCTTTACGTAGGGTATGCATAGTAGTCTAATTTATATGTTTGTAATTAAGAATGCAAATTTCACATGAGTTTCGCATGAAATGAGAGCAACAGAAATAATCAAACCCTAGTAAACCTTGGTCTTAGAAATTGCGAACACGTTTTCTGTAATCTGTGTTTGACTATTAGGCCAGGAAATTCATagttatatatgtatgtaaatgtgtgtgagtgtgtgtgtgtgtgtgtgtctttaGACGAAACACGTGCAAATAGTATACGATTTTCTGTAAACTGCAATTCACACAACTCTGAGTTAGAGATCTATTTAACTCTGAGCTATCAACCTAATGCATAAAATAATATGAAGTTCCTATGAAAACCCGACAAAGACATGTGAAGTAAAAACCCTTGAGCAGCATAATCAGACTTTATTTTAATgtctttttacaattttttttcctcttcagacagtgtgtgtgtatgttttgtAATAAGCCTTTGATCATGATGAAACGCTGCGCAACAGAATCTTGAACTGCGGGCATCAAGCAAAAATGAATTGGTAAAGGAACATAAGAATGGGCGTATAAAAGAAgactaattaattagttgtGTATAACTGACATTTTATAGAACTACTAGCTGTACTTATAAAAGAAGAGCAATTAGTTGTGGCATTGATCATCATGGGTGTTATAGATTCGCTATGATGACCTCTgttaaattaaaaccaaaagatAGAAAAGCTGTAGAAAAAGATGGATGAACGCCAAAAACTAGAAAAATACGAATGAAAGAGAATTGTGAAAACCTTAAACCTTAATTAATCATAGATTTCAATCATTTGTCTATATTTTTGAATTATATATCCTGACGTATGAAAGTTTGTgatgatatatatatttcttgacAAATAATGGTGGGGCACAAAAAATTTGCAGAATCAGCCAAATTAATGAAAAGCTACAAATAGataacaatttttaattaacgTACGACAGTCACAGTGGAGATTGCATCGTGAGAATGtctcagagagagagaatgaagaggacctgaggagagagggagaagttGGAGAGAAGAGATTATTGTTTCTGATGTTATTACAACACGACATAGGTGGAGTGATTTATTATTGGTTAAAGTTACTGATCACGATCGGAACATTATCACTCAAATACTAATTTGAGTATATcagttagggttttaattttgttcttcATGTATATGTAGTTCCATATCAAACTAATTTACAGTCCTTTGACTGCACTCCATCTCATAAGTTTCACTGTCGTTTTCTCTCTTGTTAACTATAATTTTTGGGggatttgataaaaaaaatattaaaaaagtaaaaaaaaaaaaaaaaaaaacaagtataaGCTTTGGGGGTATATCATGTACACTGgcaaaatttttcttcatttaacTCCAATTAAATTTTTATGATGTGAACGTACTTAATTAaccataaaaagaaaatgaatataatttagtgtatataatatctACTTACCCTTTGATTAATTCTGAAATTGGCCAAAGGAATCAAACATGCATCAAGAAAAATGCATGGTAGAACTTGATTCATCATCATTTGGTCCGGATCCCTTGCTTGGACTtggcttcttctttttcttcttaaaagGAATCCCTCTTGCCATAGCTTGGCACTCCCTGACCTCCCTCAGGTAAACCCTGATTGCACCGCTAGCGAAAGGGTTGTTCTCCGGGGATCCTCCATTTTCTTCGTAGGCAGCCCTCAGCCTCCCTATGAGAGCATCCAGGCTGCCCCAGGCTTGCCTAAGTGGACATGTGCAAGGAGCAGGAGGCTCAGGCTGCCCATAAAACATGCAACCCTGGAGATGAACTTTGGTCTTCCCAAACTGGTCCAGATACCTAAGAAACTCCAGTACATGGTTGTAATTGCTCTGAGACAGCGCCACTGGAGGCCTCTGGTTCTTCAAGTACTGACCAAAAGTGTTCCAGTCCCTTCTCTTTTGGGATTCATAGCGGCTTGGTGTGGCCGGCTGCTGCTGATCATCATTCAGAGAACCTCCAGCGGACGATCCTTCGGCGAAATCTTGGCCTCTTTCTCCAGACATAGAGCGGGGATGACTGATCACTTAATGAATATTCCAGATGaacttattttttgttttgctaaATAAAGGAACAAATAATGAAGGGCAGGAGGTGAAAGGAATAGGCAGTGAAAAATCAAAGATGGGAGGAAGACGGAAATCACATTATGGGCCCAGTGATGAGAAGACCTCCCATGGGGTCGGGGCCATATGATGCTTCCTGTTcatcttttccttcatcttttcatttatattctttttttctaATAGTGCTATTACCACTAACTAGACGTTTTGGTCTGTCAATAAGTTACAAAATTTGCTGTCTTTTGAAACtcgaattgttttttttttttttttttttatagagacaacAACGCATGTTATTATTTTGCGTATTATAACACAAGAATAGTTATTGGTATTTTGAAAATTCTCTTTTGCACACTTCACAAGTGTATCTTTCTTTATAAATACCAAAAATTTGGAGTggaaaatgagaattttggaatgctaataacaattttctataATAACAAGTAATTGATAAAGTTAATTTGTTACATTTATAAGAACATATTAATAATAAACAACTATGCGTATTCTAATTTGAGTAACATAATAATAAATACGTACATAGTTAATATGTCCCCATTCTCCAAACTGGTCA from Pyrus communis chromosome 7, drPyrComm1.1, whole genome shotgun sequence encodes the following:
- the LOC137738652 gene encoding protein LIGHT-DEPENDENT SHORT HYPOCOTYLS 10-like; translation: MSGERGQDFAEGSSAGGSLNDDQQQPATPSRYESQKRRDWNTFGQYLKNQRPPVALSQSNYNHVLEFLRYLDQFGKTKVHLQGCMFYGQPEPPAPCTCPLRQAWGSLDALIGRLRAAYEENGGSPENNPFASGAIRVYLREVRECQAMARGIPFKKKKKKPSPSKGSGPNDDESSSTMHFS